One segment of Fuscovulum ytuae DNA contains the following:
- a CDS encoding DUF2849 domain-containing protein: MSRRFTPKIVTANRLREGDVVYLTADDRWSPFHHEAELIEDEAHAQMRLLHASAQKLLVVGAYLADARPGPNGPEPTHFREEFRTRGPSNYHHGKQADYA, from the coding sequence ATGAGCCGCCGCTTCACGCCCAAGATCGTCACCGCCAACCGCCTGCGCGAAGGCGATGTGGTCTATCTCACCGCCGATGACCGCTGGTCGCCCTTCCACCACGAGGCCGAACTGATTGAGGATGAGGCCCATGCCCAGATGCGCCTTCTGCACGCCTCGGCGCAGAAACTTCTGGTCGTGGGGGCCTATCTCGCCGATGCACGCCCCGGTCCGAACGGCCCCGAACCCACCCATTTCCGTGAGGAATTCCGCACCCGCGGCCCCTCGAACTACCACCATGGCAAACAGGCCGATTACGCCTGA
- the cobA gene encoding uroporphyrinogen-III C-methyltransferase — translation MTDLPAFAAPAAAVTFVGAGPGAAAHLTLGAFRALQAADVVIHDRLVGDEVMALIPPHVTRIDMGKEGFGPSAAQSAINATIVAQGLTGARVIRLKGGDCGIFGRLDEEIEAVEAAGLSYAILPGLTSATVAAAAIGQGLTKRGRNRALRIVTGHAMDGFAEQDWRGMARAGEVAAIYMGKKTARFLQGRLMMHGASPETPVTVVENVSRPDQRVHAATLATLPDAVALTEGPAVLLYGIEPRRAAMALTELKEATA, via the coding sequence ATGACCGATCTGCCCGCCTTCGCCGCCCCTGCCGCCGCCGTCACCTTTGTCGGCGCAGGCCCCGGCGCGGCTGCCCATCTGACACTGGGCGCGTTCCGGGCCCTGCAAGCTGCCGATGTCGTCATCCATGACCGCTTGGTCGGGGATGAGGTCATGGCCCTCATCCCGCCGCATGTCACCCGCATCGATATGGGCAAGGAAGGTTTCGGCCCCTCTGCCGCGCAGTCCGCGATCAATGCCACCATCGTGGCCCAAGGCCTGACCGGCGCACGCGTAATCCGCCTCAAGGGCGGCGATTGCGGCATCTTCGGGCGTCTCGACGAAGAGATCGAGGCGGTCGAGGCGGCAGGTCTCTCCTACGCCATCCTGCCGGGCCTGACCTCGGCCACCGTCGCCGCTGCTGCCATCGGGCAGGGCCTGACGAAACGCGGTCGCAACCGCGCCCTGCGCATCGTGACCGGTCATGCGATGGACGGCTTTGCCGAACAGGATTGGCGCGGCATGGCCCGCGCGGGCGAAGTGGCCGCGATCTACATGGGCAAAAAGACCGCCCGCTTCCTGCAAGGCCGCCTGATGATGCATGGCGCCTCGCCCGAAACGCCCGTCACCGTCGTGGAAAACGTCTCGCGCCCCGATCAGCGCGTCCATGCCGCCACCCTTGCCACCCTGCCCGACGCCGTAGCCCTGACCGAAGGCCCCGCCGTCCTCCTCTACGGCATCGAACCCCGCCGCGCCGCGATGGCGCTGACCGAACTGAAGGAAGCCACCGCATGA
- a CDS encoding Lrp/AsnC family transcriptional regulator translates to MAVRLDDMDRKILAELQVDAEQSLDEIARKVGSSKTPVWNRIRRMKEAGVITRQTAILDPEALGLEACFFVLIRTSEHEAEWQRKFLKALRERPEVLEAHRLAGDIDYILKVRVKNARAYDTFYQALISEVRIYNVTALLSMEEIKATTMLPV, encoded by the coding sequence ATGGCAGTCCGGCTGGACGATATGGACAGGAAAATCCTTGCCGAGTTGCAGGTGGATGCCGAGCAGTCGCTGGATGAAATCGCGCGCAAGGTGGGGTCTTCGAAGACGCCCGTCTGGAACCGCATCCGGCGGATGAAAGAGGCGGGGGTCATCACCCGCCAGACTGCCATTCTGGACCCCGAGGCGCTGGGGCTTGAGGCCTGTTTCTTCGTTCTGATCCGCACCAGCGAACATGAGGCCGAATGGCAGCGGAAATTCCTAAAGGCCCTGCGCGAACGGCCCGAGGTGCTGGAGGCCCACCGTTTGGCCGGGGATATCGACTATATCCTCAAGGTGCGGGTGAAGAATGCGCGGGCCTATGACACCTTCTATCAGGCGCTGATTTCCGAGGTGCGCATCTACAATGTGACCGCGCTG